A window from uncultured Desulfobacter sp. encodes these proteins:
- the infC gene encoding translation initiation factor IF-3: MLRREVKISTKRVKQDQTRVNKGIRANEVRVIGSDGEQIGVVSIAEALRIAEGEALDLVEVSPDAKPPVCKIMDHGKYKYELTKKKQEAKRKQKSVQIKEIKVRPKTDDHDLATKARHIEKFICGGDKVKITLVFRGREFMLKEQANAVLEKIVEITKDFAQVEQLPKFEGRVMTMLLGPK, from the coding sequence GTGCTTCGGCGGGAGGTTAAAATATCTACTAAGCGAGTTAAGCAAGATCAGACAAGAGTGAATAAGGGGATCAGAGCTAATGAGGTACGGGTTATTGGTTCTGATGGCGAACAGATAGGCGTTGTGTCTATTGCTGAGGCGTTACGTATTGCTGAAGGCGAAGCACTGGATCTGGTTGAGGTGTCTCCGGATGCCAAGCCCCCTGTCTGTAAAATAATGGATCATGGAAAGTATAAGTACGAGCTGACTAAGAAAAAACAGGAAGCCAAAAGGAAGCAGAAAAGTGTTCAGATCAAGGAAATCAAAGTTCGTCCCAAAACAGATGACCATGATCTTGCAACCAAGGCTCGGCACATAGAGAAATTTATTTGCGGTGGTGATAAGGTAAAAATAACCCTGGTTTTTAGGGGGCGTGAGTTTATGCTCAAGGAGCAGGCCAACGCCGTCCTGGAAAAAATAGTGGAGATTACCAAAGATTTTGCCCAGGTGGAACAGCTCCCCAAGTTTGAAGGGCGGGTCATGACCATGCTGCTTGGTCCCAAATAA
- a CDS encoding nucleoside deaminase produces MFLNYEFFMEQALEQARKAFDQGQFPVGCVIVQGDQVIATGSRAGTSGDLSFFSEIDHAEIRALKALESSRDRFVPERAVLFCTMEPCLMCFAAIILSGIRTVVFAYEDVMGGGTGLDRDDLAPLYRDAQIKIVPHILRKKSLDLFYNFFNKDANLYWKDSLLESYTLNQWRES; encoded by the coding sequence GTGTTTTTGAACTACGAGTTTTTTATGGAGCAGGCTTTAGAGCAGGCCCGAAAAGCGTTTGACCAAGGGCAGTTTCCTGTTGGCTGTGTGATTGTGCAGGGCGATCAGGTGATTGCAACAGGCTCCAGGGCCGGCACATCGGGAGACCTGTCGTTTTTTAGTGAAATTGATCATGCAGAGATACGTGCGCTTAAGGCGCTTGAATCATCCCGTGACCGCTTTGTCCCTGAGCGCGCCGTGCTTTTTTGTACCATGGAGCCGTGTCTGATGTGCTTTGCTGCAATTATTCTGTCGGGTATCCGCACGGTGGTATTTGCCTATGAAGATGTGATGGGCGGCGGTACCGGTCTGGATAGAGATGATTTGGCGCCATTATATAGGGATGCGCAAATTAAGATCGTTCCCCATATACTACGCAAAAAAAGTCTTGATCTTTTTTATAATTTCTTTAATAAAGATGCTAATTTATATTGGAAAGACAGTCTTTTGGAATCATATACGCTTAATCAATGGCGTGAGTCCTAA
- a CDS encoding deoxyguanosinetriphosphate triphosphohydrolase, with product MNTTPPQIKQTPSIRESFQQREHNFLSEYGTPSTSGKRRHPDIAPGNIRTPFQLDRDRIVYSNAFRRLKYKTQVFLSPLGDHYRTRLTHTLEVSETARNIARAMRLNEDLAEAVALGHDLGHTPFGHGGETALIQIHSPHFTHSDQSLRVVDVLENRGKGLNLTTQVRDGILKHSKGFGNIIPATPGETASTIEGRIVRVADIIAYLNHDLDDALRGKVISKDEVPSICIRKLGTTHSARASTMMEQLVYNSGPQNGEFILNMGEETMEAMTILRKFLFEKVYRSPEVHGEFIKAKKVIIGLYQYFMENPDEMQKELEKMEMAPWDSTKNKLKRSVCDVIASMTDRYALKLYARLFFPNPLV from the coding sequence ATGAATACAACACCCCCCCAAATAAAACAAACTCCCAGTATCAGGGAAAGCTTCCAGCAGCGGGAGCACAATTTCCTGTCAGAATACGGCACACCAAGCACCAGCGGCAAACGGCGACACCCCGACATTGCCCCCGGGAACATCAGAACTCCGTTTCAATTAGATCGGGATCGGATTGTATACTCCAATGCCTTCAGGCGGCTGAAATACAAAACCCAAGTTTTTCTATCGCCGTTGGGAGACCATTATCGAACCCGGCTTACCCACACCTTAGAGGTGTCGGAAACAGCAAGAAATATTGCCCGGGCCATGCGCCTGAACGAAGATCTTGCTGAAGCCGTGGCCCTGGGGCATGATCTAGGACATACACCGTTTGGTCATGGCGGAGAAACAGCCCTGATCCAAATACATTCCCCCCACTTTACCCACTCCGACCAAAGCCTAAGAGTTGTGGATGTGCTGGAAAACAGGGGGAAGGGCCTGAATCTCACCACCCAGGTCAGAGACGGCATCCTTAAACACTCCAAGGGGTTTGGCAACATTATCCCGGCAACCCCAGGTGAAACAGCCTCCACCATTGAGGGGCGGATTGTGCGTGTGGCCGATATTATTGCATATCTGAACCATGACCTTGATGATGCGTTAAGAGGAAAAGTCATTTCCAAAGATGAGGTACCCAGCATCTGCATTCGAAAACTTGGCACAACCCACTCCGCCCGGGCATCGACAATGATGGAACAGCTGGTTTACAACAGTGGGCCCCAAAACGGAGAATTTATTCTAAATATGGGTGAAGAGACCATGGAAGCCATGACAATCCTGAGAAAATTTCTCTTTGAAAAGGTATACCGATCTCCGGAAGTTCATGGAGAATTTATAAAAGCCAAAAAAGTCATCATCGGCCTTTATCAATATTTCATGGAAAATCCCGACGAAATGCAAAAAGAACTGGAAAAAATGGAAATGGCCCCATGGGATTCCACAAAAAACAAACTGAAACGTTCGGTGTGTGATGTCATTGCCTCTATGACGGATCGCTACGCACTCAAACTGTATGCGCGCTTGTTTTTCCCTAATCCTCTAGTTTAA
- a CDS encoding YkgJ family cysteine cluster protein gives MTHTPEHFSTLVELYQDMDKTWNQVAEQYEFQCNGCEDNCCLSLFFHHTHAEVSFLQYGFQTLPPKDQAHILNLSRDYCNQTFSDAAEQHNQPTSKKIPCPLLKEERCGLYDFRPMICRMHGLPHELHRPGFNIIKGPGCYAGHFDRRTYIPFDRTPFYKRMAAIEMTFRQLTGKTGKIKKTIAQIIMDSTPD, from the coding sequence ATGACACATACCCCGGAACATTTTTCAACACTGGTCGAACTCTACCAAGATATGGACAAAACGTGGAATCAGGTTGCCGAACAATACGAATTTCAATGCAACGGATGTGAAGACAACTGCTGCCTTTCCCTGTTTTTCCACCACACCCACGCAGAGGTATCTTTTCTGCAATATGGATTTCAGACATTACCCCCAAAAGACCAGGCGCACATACTGAACCTTAGCCGGGACTACTGCAACCAAACCTTTTCTGATGCGGCAGAACAGCACAACCAGCCAACATCAAAGAAAATCCCCTGCCCGTTGCTCAAAGAGGAGCGATGCGGCCTTTACGACTTTCGACCCATGATATGCCGGATGCACGGCCTTCCCCACGAGCTGCACAGACCCGGATTCAATATCATCAAAGGACCCGGCTGCTATGCCGGACACTTTGACAGACGCACATATATTCCTTTTGACCGCACCCCGTTTTATAAGCGGATGGCCGCCATAGAGATGACATTCAGGCAATTGACAGGCAAAACCGGAAAAATTAAAAAAACCATCGCTCAAATCATTATGGATTCGACACCGGACTAA
- the pta gene encoding phosphate acetyltransferase: MSSGLYITATQAGAGKSAIALGVMEMLFRKLERVGFFRPIITKDPEDAWDLDIELMSSQYHLDRPYATMYGVTKNEADQLLSHGKKDELLEKIIEKYNEAKEKCSFILCEGTDFVSSTTGVEFDINATIIQNLNCPVLLVADAHNKSMEEAATLTGMSLDSLRSKGCHILCTIINRVTPAYHSGIVDYFKQTNLFPDQLIYAVPEEEALANPTISEVASALGARVLLGSKQLYRHARCFTVAAMQLTNLLGRIEHGTLIITPGDRVDVIVGCLASLSSASIENISGIVLTGGLIPEGPVWELIKGIPNAVPVISVTENTFPTALAVEKIRGSISPYDDRKIIRALALFEQHVDIDRMMDKLITTDSTIMTPKMFEYELIRKARKFKKRIVLPEGDEDRILRAAETILRRGIVNLTLLGNEKKIRQKIRQLGMRMEGFEIIDPEKSERLETYARVYCELRKHKGMTIENARDRVTDVNYFGTMMVHMGDVDGMVSGAVHSTAATIIPSFEIIKAKNPQTPVSGLFFMCLPHRVLAYGDCAINPDPNAEQLAEIAITSAETVKMFDIEPRIAMLSYSTGTSGKGKDVDKVREATRIVQQKRPDLLIEGPIQYDAAIEPDVAKTKMPDSPVAGRATVFIFPDLNTGNNTYKAVQRSSGAVAIGPTLQGLNKPVNDLSRGCLVTDIINTVAITAIQAAEQDMKNQA; encoded by the coding sequence ATGTCAAGCGGCTTATACATCACCGCCACCCAGGCGGGTGCCGGCAAATCAGCCATCGCCTTAGGCGTAATGGAAATGCTTTTTCGAAAACTGGAGCGTGTGGGCTTCTTCAGACCCATCATCACCAAAGACCCGGAAGATGCCTGGGACCTGGATATTGAACTGATGTCCAGCCAGTACCACCTTGACCGCCCCTATGCCACCATGTACGGCGTCACCAAAAATGAAGCGGATCAGTTGCTAAGCCATGGAAAAAAAGACGAGCTCTTAGAAAAAATCATTGAGAAATACAATGAGGCCAAAGAAAAATGCTCTTTTATTCTGTGCGAGGGAACCGATTTTGTCTCTTCCACCACCGGTGTGGAATTCGACATTAATGCGACGATTATCCAGAATCTAAACTGCCCTGTGCTCCTGGTGGCGGACGCACACAATAAGTCCATGGAGGAGGCCGCCACACTCACCGGCATGTCCCTGGATTCATTAAGGAGCAAGGGCTGCCACATCCTATGCACCATCATCAACCGGGTAACACCAGCCTATCACTCCGGAATCGTTGATTATTTCAAACAAACCAACTTGTTCCCCGATCAACTGATATACGCCGTTCCCGAGGAAGAGGCCCTGGCCAACCCGACCATTTCAGAAGTTGCAAGCGCACTGGGCGCAAGAGTACTCCTCGGAAGCAAGCAGCTCTATCGCCATGCACGATGCTTCACCGTTGCCGCCATGCAATTGACCAACCTGCTCGGCAGAATTGAACACGGCACCCTGATTATCACCCCCGGGGACCGGGTCGATGTGATTGTGGGGTGCCTGGCATCGCTGTCTTCGGCTTCCATCGAAAATATTTCCGGCATCGTTCTGACCGGCGGACTTATCCCCGAAGGACCGGTATGGGAACTGATCAAGGGCATACCGAATGCCGTTCCCGTAATCAGCGTCACTGAGAACACCTTTCCCACCGCCCTAGCTGTGGAAAAAATCAGAGGGTCGATCTCCCCGTACGATGATAGAAAAATAATCCGGGCCCTGGCGTTATTTGAACAGCATGTGGACATCGACCGGATGATGGACAAACTCATCACCACGGACTCGACGATCATGACGCCGAAAATGTTTGAATACGAGCTTATTCGCAAGGCCCGGAAGTTCAAAAAACGCATCGTTCTGCCCGAAGGAGATGAAGACCGCATATTGCGTGCTGCTGAAACCATTTTGCGACGTGGCATTGTTAACCTCACCCTGCTGGGTAATGAAAAAAAGATCCGTCAGAAAATCAGACAGCTTGGCATGCGCATGGAAGGATTTGAAATTATTGATCCCGAAAAATCCGAACGGCTCGAAACCTATGCCCGGGTATATTGCGAATTAAGAAAGCACAAGGGCATGACCATTGAAAATGCCAGGGACCGGGTGACGGACGTCAACTATTTCGGCACCATGATGGTACACATGGGCGATGTGGACGGCATGGTATCCGGCGCTGTCCACAGCACGGCTGCCACCATCATCCCCTCATTTGAAATCATTAAAGCCAAAAACCCGCAGACCCCGGTATCAGGACTGTTTTTCATGTGCCTGCCGCACAGGGTCTTAGCCTATGGCGACTGCGCCATCAATCCGGACCCCAATGCCGAACAGCTTGCAGAAATTGCCATCACCTCGGCGGAAACTGTAAAAATGTTCGACATCGAACCAAGAATTGCCATGCTCTCATACTCCACAGGCACCTCGGGCAAAGGCAAGGATGTTGACAAGGTCAGGGAAGCCACCAGGATTGTTCAGCAAAAACGCCCGGACCTGCTCATTGAAGGCCCCATCCAATATGACGCAGCCATAGAACCCGATGTGGCAAAAACAAAAATGCCCGACTCCCCTGTGGCGGGCCGGGCAACGGTTTTTATTTTTCCGGACCTGAATACAGGCAACAACACATACAAGGCCGTGCAGCGATCATCAGGGGCCGTAGCCATTGGCCCGACCCTGCAGGGTTTAAACAAACCGGTGAATGACCTGAGCCGGGGATGCCTTGTGACCGACATCATCAACACAGTGGCAATCACAGCCATCCAGGCCGCCGAGCAGGATATGAAAAACCAGGCCTAA
- a CDS encoding LysR substrate-binding domain-containing protein → MTLRQLELFLALVKTPHLSQVAKDFGLTQSAVSMAIKSLEETLGKLLFDRIHKRLVVNENGRYFFRMVEPLVLGLRESESMFRDQDLVGDIKVGASSSIANYILPQIIYEFAELYEGVRVEKITGNTIEIGKLIEDGELDIGFVEGDYNSTEIEREVLGLDELYVVTGDPDLVIDEDYCMDELLSKRWIFREEGSGTREVFLYHIEKYKKRFKPFLEVGHTEAVKSVLCNKGALSCLSRISVMNELLSGQLFRLKIKDFKFSRSFYTIWHKDKYFSSVLQEFIYYTKERYKAVYENQVHAH, encoded by the coding sequence TTGACATTAAGGCAACTTGAATTGTTTCTTGCGCTTGTGAAAACACCCCATTTAAGCCAGGTGGCCAAGGATTTCGGCCTGACCCAATCCGCTGTATCCATGGCCATAAAATCCCTTGAAGAGACATTGGGTAAGTTATTGTTCGACCGCATCCACAAACGGCTGGTGGTGAATGAAAACGGGCGCTATTTTTTCAGGATGGTGGAGCCCCTTGTTCTTGGACTGCGGGAAAGCGAGTCCATGTTCAGGGATCAGGATTTGGTCGGAGATATCAAGGTGGGTGCCAGTTCATCCATTGCCAACTACATCCTGCCCCAGATTATTTATGAGTTTGCCGAGCTGTATGAAGGCGTTCGGGTGGAGAAAATAACCGGGAATACCATAGAAATCGGCAAGCTTATTGAGGACGGTGAATTGGATATCGGATTTGTTGAGGGCGACTACAACAGTACCGAGATCGAGCGGGAGGTGCTTGGCCTTGATGAATTGTATGTGGTGACGGGTGATCCGGATCTTGTTATTGATGAAGATTACTGCATGGATGAGCTTTTATCAAAGCGCTGGATTTTCCGGGAAGAGGGGTCCGGTACCCGGGAGGTATTTCTTTATCATATAGAGAAATATAAAAAACGGTTTAAACCCTTTTTGGAGGTCGGGCATACGGAAGCGGTAAAGTCGGTGCTTTGTAACAAAGGGGCGTTAAGCTGTCTGTCCAGAATTTCGGTAATGAATGAGCTTTTGTCCGGACAGTTGTTTCGCCTCAAGATAAAAGATTTTAAATTTTCCCGTTCCTTTTATACGATCTGGCATAAGGATAAATATTTTTCATCTGTTCTTCAGGAATTTATCTATTACACCAAAGAGCGTTATAAAGCGGTGTATGAAAATCAGGTCCATGCCCACTAG
- a CDS encoding SDR family oxidoreductase, which produces MEIKGKVALVLGAVKGIGKGIGLDLARQGVSLVLTRHDWPDAFCDMEAAFEKTGAQHNIINADLRNTDDIERLAAFIKDRYGRLDILVNNIERGGWPTVHGAYVEDQWDLEIETTLKAKRWVFEAMFPLLKAGHDAVVINISSVAAITGRSGPAALVFNEGYSAANRGVGILTETWARMGAPLVRVNELMLGIFETRHAQGTRGWREVLTDAEKRSLIEHTLLGRTGQVSDVVKAVNFIIKDAPYMTGATLRIDGGFILGGAPVPPMPPGIV; this is translated from the coding sequence ATGGAAATCAAAGGGAAAGTGGCATTGGTGCTTGGGGCGGTCAAGGGCATTGGCAAGGGGATTGGCCTCGACCTTGCCCGCCAGGGGGTGAGTCTTGTCCTGACACGCCATGACTGGCCCGATGCCTTTTGTGATATGGAGGCGGCCTTTGAAAAGACAGGTGCCCAGCACAATATAATAAATGCGGATTTGCGTAACACCGATGATATTGAACGGCTGGCAGCGTTTATAAAAGATCGGTATGGGCGCCTGGATATTCTGGTGAACAACATTGAGCGCGGCGGATGGCCTACGGTTCACGGCGCATATGTTGAAGATCAATGGGACCTGGAGATTGAAACGACGCTTAAAGCCAAACGCTGGGTTTTTGAGGCGATGTTCCCCTTACTCAAGGCCGGCCATGACGCCGTTGTTATTAATATCTCTTCTGTTGCGGCCATCACCGGCCGGTCCGGTCCTGCTGCCCTGGTTTTTAACGAGGGGTATTCAGCTGCCAATCGTGGGGTTGGCATCCTCACCGAGACATGGGCCAGAATGGGGGCACCGTTGGTGCGGGTGAATGAATTGATGCTGGGTATATTTGAAACCCGCCATGCCCAGGGAACCCGGGGGTGGCGGGAGGTGCTGACGGATGCGGAAAAACGTTCTTTGATAGAGCATACCTTGCTCGGCCGGACCGGCCAGGTTTCCGATGTCGTCAAGGCCGTTAATTTTATTATCAAAGATGCCCCTTATATGACCGGTGCCACTCTGCGTATCGACGGGGGGTTTATCCTGGGCGGCGCACCGGTTCCGCCCATGCCTCCGGGAATCGTTTAA
- a CDS encoding YkgJ family cysteine cluster protein — protein sequence MNDEMLPVALDDPMQFNCSPENPCFNQCCRDLNQALTPYDVLRMKNAVNLPSGQFLQKYTSRHTGPGSGLPVLTFKPNPATGHACPFVTEAGCSIYRDRPASCRMYPLARAVAKDRRTGANVEYFALIEEEHCKGFCLQGDKTIAQWLEGQDVIAHNRENDKILELISLKNQIRPGKLEGAEEDLFYMALYDLDDFRVQIKENGLLGSLDLPAGNVDKVVTDDLSLLNFGIAWLKYQLFGKDLEIQG from the coding sequence ATGAACGATGAAATGTTACCTGTGGCCTTGGATGATCCTATGCAATTTAACTGCAGCCCGGAGAACCCTTGCTTTAATCAGTGCTGCAGGGATTTGAATCAAGCCTTGACGCCATATGATGTGTTGAGAATGAAAAATGCGGTAAATTTGCCGTCCGGGCAGTTTCTGCAAAAATATACATCCCGGCATACCGGGCCTGGATCGGGTTTGCCGGTGCTCACGTTTAAACCCAATCCAGCCACGGGCCATGCCTGTCCTTTTGTGACCGAGGCAGGCTGTTCAATATATAGAGATCGCCCGGCTTCATGCCGGATGTATCCTTTGGCCCGGGCCGTTGCCAAGGACAGACGGACAGGAGCAAATGTCGAGTATTTTGCTTTGATTGAAGAGGAGCACTGCAAAGGTTTTTGTCTCCAGGGGGATAAAACCATCGCCCAGTGGCTCGAAGGTCAGGATGTGATCGCCCACAACAGGGAAAATGATAAAATTCTTGAACTGATCAGCCTTAAAAACCAGATTCGGCCGGGAAAACTTGAAGGTGCTGAAGAAGATCTTTTTTATATGGCGCTGTATGATCTGGATGATTTCAGGGTTCAAATTAAGGAGAATGGGTTGCTTGGTTCTCTGGATCTGCCTGCAGGAAATGTGGATAAGGTTGTGACCGATGATTTAAGTCTGCTTAATTTTGGTATTGCCTGGTTAAAATATCAGTTGTTTGGAAAGGATCTGGAAATTCAGGGTTGA
- the aprB gene encoding adenylyl-sulfate reductase subunit beta: MPSFVIAEKCDGCKGGDKTACMYICPNDLMVLDANAMKAYNQEPDQCWECYSCVKICPSQAIEVRGYSDFVPMGASVQPMMGTEDIMWTCKFRNGVVKRFKFPIRTTPEGEANAYEDLKGKDLSSGLLSTQEADGYVLVTPSELA, from the coding sequence ATGCCATCTTTTGTAATCGCAGAAAAATGTGACGGCTGTAAAGGCGGAGATAAAACCGCATGCATGTACATCTGCCCCAATGACCTGATGGTTCTGGATGCAAATGCAATGAAAGCTTACAACCAAGAACCCGATCAGTGCTGGGAATGCTACTCTTGCGTAAAAATTTGCCCTTCCCAGGCCATCGAAGTAAGAGGTTACTCTGACTTCGTACCCATGGGCGCTTCTGTACAGCCCATGATGGGTACTGAGGACATTATGTGGACCTGTAAGTTCAGAAACGGCGTTGTAAAACGCTTCAAGTTCCCCATCAGAACCACTCCCGAAGGTGAAGCCAACGCTTATGAAGACCTGAAGGGTAAAGACCTGTCTTCCGGTCTGCTTTCCACTCAGGAAGCTGACGGTTATGTATTGGTTACTCCTTCCGAACTGGCCTAA
- the aprA gene encoding adenylyl-sulfate reductase subunit alpha, whose product MALPNKPAGEIKVVREPEVEKRDVDVLIIGGGMAACGTAFEIKKWADDDTKILLVDKAALERSGAVAQGLSAINTYIGSNKPEDYVRMVRNDLMGIVREDLIFDLGRHVDDSVHLFEEWGLPIWKKTDDGKNLDGKKGQKAGTLKAGATPVRTGKWQIMINGESYKRIVAEAGKKALGADNILERVFIVEILNDKNDPKRAAGAVGFSVRENKVYIISAKVMMVACGGAVNIYQPRSVAEGKGRAWYPVWNAGSTYTMALRAGAELSMMENRFTPARFKDGYGPVGAWFLLFKAKTVNGLGENYAGSADAKAELEKYAPYGTAAVTPTCLRNHLMMKEYKEGRGPIIMETTKALAALGETMDKKELKHLESEAWEDFLDMSVGQAGLWCATNTEPEKKDSEIMPTEPYLLGSHSGCCGIWCSGPEEDWVPASYKWGYNRMTTCRGLFTAGDGVGCSGHKFSSGSHAEGRIIAKSMLQYLKAEGDKVTGFAETDQELVDMVYYPVYNYLDNFEYTTATDVNPKYCKPAGMAMRLMKMTNEYGAGTGTFYMTNGKSLEVLMDLFEMFREDLEKIAAADLHELLRAWEIIHRLYTVQAHTRHIQFREESRFPGFYYRGDFMGQNDEEWFCFVNSSYDKKTNEWTLKKEPYVKIISD is encoded by the coding sequence ATGGCATTACCTAATAAACCTGCTGGTGAAATTAAAGTTGTTAGAGAGCCAGAGGTAGAAAAAAGAGACGTTGATGTTCTTATCATCGGCGGTGGTATGGCTGCCTGCGGTACTGCATTTGAGATCAAAAAATGGGCTGACGACGACACCAAAATTCTTTTGGTTGACAAAGCCGCCCTCGAACGGTCCGGCGCTGTTGCCCAGGGTCTGTCCGCTATCAACACCTACATCGGCTCCAACAAACCTGAAGACTACGTCCGCATGGTTCGTAATGACTTGATGGGTATTGTTCGTGAAGACTTGATCTTTGACCTTGGCCGTCACGTTGACGACTCCGTACATTTGTTCGAAGAATGGGGACTTCCCATCTGGAAAAAAACCGACGACGGCAAAAACCTCGACGGTAAAAAAGGCCAGAAAGCCGGTACACTTAAAGCTGGTGCCACTCCTGTACGTACTGGTAAATGGCAGATCATGATCAACGGTGAATCCTACAAGAGAATCGTTGCTGAAGCTGGTAAAAAAGCCCTTGGTGCCGATAACATTCTTGAAAGAGTTTTCATCGTTGAAATCCTCAACGACAAAAATGATCCCAAAAGAGCTGCCGGCGCAGTTGGTTTCTCCGTACGTGAAAACAAAGTTTACATCATCTCTGCAAAAGTTATGATGGTTGCTTGCGGTGGCGCGGTTAACATTTACCAGCCCCGTTCCGTTGCTGAAGGTAAAGGTCGTGCATGGTATCCCGTATGGAATGCTGGCTCCACTTACACCATGGCTCTTAGAGCAGGTGCTGAACTTTCCATGATGGAAAACCGTTTCACCCCCGCTCGTTTTAAAGATGGTTACGGCCCTGTTGGTGCCTGGTTCCTTCTGTTCAAAGCTAAAACCGTTAACGGTCTTGGTGAAAACTATGCCGGTTCCGCTGATGCCAAAGCTGAGCTTGAAAAATATGCTCCCTACGGAACTGCTGCCGTAACACCCACCTGTCTGCGTAACCATCTGATGATGAAAGAATACAAAGAAGGTCGTGGTCCCATCATCATGGAAACCACCAAAGCACTTGCTGCTCTTGGCGAAACCATGGACAAAAAAGAACTGAAACATCTCGAGTCAGAAGCTTGGGAAGATTTCCTTGACATGTCCGTTGGTCAGGCTGGTCTGTGGTGTGCTACCAACACCGAGCCCGAGAAAAAAGACTCCGAAATTATGCCGACCGAACCGTACCTGTTGGGTTCTCACTCCGGTTGCTGCGGCATCTGGTGCTCCGGTCCCGAAGAAGACTGGGTACCTGCTTCTTACAAATGGGGTTACAACAGAATGACCACTTGCCGTGGTCTGTTCACTGCTGGTGACGGCGTTGGTTGCTCCGGTCACAAATTCTCCTCTGGTTCACATGCAGAAGGCCGTATCATTGCTAAGTCTATGCTTCAATACCTGAAAGCCGAAGGCGACAAGGTTACTGGTTTTGCTGAAACTGACCAGGAACTGGTAGATATGGTTTACTATCCGGTATACAACTACCTGGATAACTTTGAATACACCACTGCCACAGACGTTAACCCCAAGTACTGCAAACCTGCTGGCATGGCTATGCGTCTGATGAAAATGACCAACGAGTATGGTGCTGGTACTGGTACTTTCTACATGACCAATGGCAAATCCCTTGAAGTTCTCATGGACCTGTTCGAAATGTTCCGTGAAGACCTTGAGAAGATCGCTGCTGCTGACCTTCATGAACTGCTGAGAGCTTGGGAAATTATCCATCGTCTCTACACAGTTCAAGCTCACACCCGTCACATCCAGTTCCGTGAAGAATCCCGTTTCCCTGGTTTCTACTACAGAGGCGACTTCATGGGCCAGAATGACGAAGAATGGTTCTGCTTTGTTAACTCTTCTTATGACAAGAAGACCAACGAGTGGACTCTGAAAAAAGAACCCTACGTTAAAATCATTTCCGACTAG